The following are encoded in a window of Haloarcula halophila genomic DNA:
- a CDS encoding type IV pilin N-terminal domain-containing protein, giving the protein MKIQQSSFAGFPETTMEIRNLFDDEQGVSPVIGVILMVAITVILAAVIATFVLGLGDQVSNTAPQASFSFDYDTSATGSGDFTGSGDGILTITHDGGDTIQGSNLNINGGATSGTVTWQDAGQTEVTAGVSVDYPVNNEDTVRVTYQSAEGSNSATLGRWDGPEA; this is encoded by the coding sequence TTGAAGATTCAACAAAGCTCTTTCGCCGGCTTTCCGGAGACAACTATGGAAATACGAAACCTGTTTGACGACGAGCAAGGTGTATCGCCGGTTATTGGCGTCATCCTCATGGTCGCGATTACCGTGATCCTCGCGGCTGTTATCGCAACATTCGTGCTTGGTCTCGGTGACCAGGTCAGTAATACTGCACCACAGGCCAGTTTCAGCTTCGATTACGACACGAGTGCAACTGGTTCTGGTGATTTCACTGGGTCTGGTGATGGAATCCTTACGATCACCCACGATGGCGGTGACACAATCCAAGGGTCAAACCTGAACATAAATGGCGGTGCAACTAGTGGTACTGTGACCTGGCAAGACGCGGGTCAAACAGAAGTTACGGCTGGAGTGAGTGTCGACTACCCTGTTAACAATGAGGACACAGTCCGCGTGACCTACCAGAGCGCCGAAGGAAGCAATTCCGCAACGCTCGGTCGCTGGGACGGCCCGGAAGCCTAA
- a CDS encoding type IV pilin N-terminal domain-containing protein produces MRIKELFDDDDAVSPVIGVILMVAITVILAAVIASFVLGLGDQTQSATPQASFSFDYDNSAGADDDDGLLSVTHDGGDTIQASELYIRGGPYDTGSTFGPSNVITSNGDWTTGAAPTEVSAGASVNVGVESDYEIRVVYESAEGDSSATLGQDSGPDA; encoded by the coding sequence ATGCGAATCAAGGAACTCTTCGACGACGATGATGCCGTTTCGCCGGTTATTGGCGTCATCCTAATGGTCGCGATTACGGTGATCCTCGCCGCAGTGATTGCATCGTTCGTCCTCGGGCTCGGGGACCAGACGCAGAGTGCCACGCCGCAGGCCAGCTTCTCGTTCGACTACGATAACAGTGCTGGCGCTGACGATGATGATGGATTGTTGTCCGTTACTCACGACGGCGGCGATACCATTCAGGCTAGTGAATTATACATCCGCGGTGGGCCATACGATACTGGCAGTACATTCGGTCCTAGCAACGTAATCACCTCCAATGGTGACTGGACTACCGGTGCTGCCCCGACTGAGGTGAGTGCCGGCGCCAGTGTCAATGTCGGAGTGGAAAGCGACTACGAGATTCGCGTCGTCTACGAGTCCGCTGAAGGCGACTCCTCGGCCACGCTCGGTCAGGACTCCGGTCCTGACGCATAA
- a CDS encoding J domain-containing protein codes for MIDWPAGFERTPTRRREPNRNFSADLSDTTEALAAEMDRLGADEWRASIANSHTKSNTLPRYDANPDDPGFVLYWTRSGQQFAVACDAYSRLRDNVREVYLWINETRMRGTRAVVTGESEFAAAKLPSGDDEAVVVSAPPHEVLDVSPEAPESVVEAAYRAKIKEVHPDNGGDREEFQRVKRAKERLVGGDA; via the coding sequence ATGATCGACTGGCCTGCCGGCTTCGAGCGCACGCCGACTCGCCGTCGCGAGCCGAACCGGAACTTCAGTGCAGACCTAAGCGACACCACGGAAGCGCTGGCTGCCGAGATGGATCGGCTCGGCGCCGACGAGTGGCGGGCGAGTATCGCGAACTCGCACACGAAGTCGAACACGTTGCCGCGCTACGACGCCAACCCCGACGATCCTGGGTTCGTGCTGTACTGGACGAGGAGTGGTCAGCAGTTCGCGGTCGCGTGTGATGCATACTCGCGGCTCCGCGACAACGTCCGCGAGGTCTACCTATGGATCAACGAGACCCGGATGCGGGGGACCCGTGCGGTCGTGACTGGTGAATCCGAGTTCGCGGCCGCGAAGCTTCCCAGCGGCGACGACGAGGCGGTCGTGGTGAGTGCGCCACCGCATGAGGTGCTGGACGTGTCACCCGAGGCGCCCGAGTCGGTCGTCGAGGCCGCCTACCGGGCGAAGATCAAGGAGGTTCATCCCGACAACGGTGGCGATCGCGAGGAGTTCCAGCGGGTGAAACGGGCGAAAGAGCGACTGGTCGGAGGTGATGCGTGA
- a CDS encoding tyrosine-type recombinase/integrase encodes MSAPPGEDPAEMSVREVYEMFLDAKQLDYTEETLRDYETRLRQFVEWADDQDDIETIADVTGWHLEQFKLFRQGQDLAPTTIKGQMTALKVWLEYAAGIEAVDEMLPYRVNIPKLTQTDETDDTLLDVDDAKRLLEHYRESRVEFASERHIILELVWFTGARLGGIRALDLEDYHSEDQFVRFSHRLEGEATPLKKKLDGERPVGLPDETCEALDAYIEHVRTEKRDDGGRRPLLCGRQGRPAASTLQNWMYHATLPCTAGSCPHGKEPRTCDWTERNQASKCPSSRSPHQVRTGSITWQLNCGGSYEAVGQRANSDPDTLRRYYDKASDVEKLEERRRDFVDQLNFETDDN; translated from the coding sequence GTGAGCGCTCCACCAGGCGAGGACCCCGCGGAGATGAGCGTCCGCGAGGTCTACGAGATGTTTCTGGACGCCAAGCAACTCGATTACACTGAGGAGACGCTTCGAGACTATGAGACGCGTCTTCGCCAGTTCGTTGAGTGGGCCGACGACCAGGACGATATCGAGACGATCGCCGACGTGACTGGCTGGCATCTGGAGCAGTTCAAGCTGTTCAGACAGGGCCAGGACCTGGCCCCGACGACGATCAAGGGCCAGATGACGGCGCTGAAGGTCTGGCTGGAGTACGCAGCTGGCATCGAAGCCGTCGACGAGATGTTGCCCTACCGAGTGAATATCCCGAAACTGACCCAGACCGACGAGACCGACGATACGCTGTTAGATGTCGACGACGCGAAGCGCTTGCTGGAACACTACCGCGAGTCTCGTGTCGAGTTCGCGTCTGAGCGCCATATCATCCTCGAACTGGTGTGGTTCACTGGGGCTCGGCTGGGAGGGATTCGGGCACTCGATCTTGAGGATTACCACTCCGAGGATCAGTTTGTCCGATTCTCCCACCGGCTGGAGGGTGAGGCGACGCCGTTGAAGAAAAAGCTCGATGGTGAGCGGCCAGTCGGCCTCCCTGATGAGACCTGCGAGGCGCTGGATGCATATATCGAGCACGTCCGCACGGAGAAACGCGATGACGGGGGTCGGAGACCGCTGTTGTGTGGCCGGCAGGGCCGGCCAGCGGCCTCGACGCTCCAGAACTGGATGTACCACGCGACGCTGCCGTGTACTGCTGGGTCCTGTCCCCACGGGAAGGAGCCGCGAACCTGTGACTGGACCGAGCGGAACCAGGCCAGCAAATGTCCGTCGTCGCGATCGCCCCACCAGGTCCGAACCGGCAGCATCACCTGGCAACTGAACTGCGGCGGGTCGTACGAGGCCGTCGGCCAACGTGCCAACTCCGACCCCGACACGCTCCGGCGCTACTACGACAAGGCCAGTGATGTCGAGAAACTGGAAGAACGCCGTCGCGATTTCGTCGATCAGCTGAACTTTGAGACCGATGACAACTGA
- a CDS encoding HNH endonuclease — protein sequence MWDSKAGHDRYLYLHRLTAYAHGDLDDLWSPLHVHHVDEDRWNNDPDNLEARSPADHTDYHLNGGAPS from the coding sequence GTGTGGGACTCGAAGGCTGGTCACGACAGGTATCTCTACCTCCACCGGCTGACCGCCTACGCCCACGGCGACCTCGACGATCTCTGGTCTCCGCTCCACGTTCACCACGTCGATGAAGATCGCTGGAACAACGATCCCGACAACCTCGAAGCTCGGTCCCCAGCTGATCACACCGACTACCATCTCAACGGAGGTGCCCCTTCGTGA